From a single Kitasatospora sp. NBC_00458 genomic region:
- a CDS encoding GNAT family N-acetyltransferase, translating to MDDLTLSDGVVTLSPFRADDIDAHLAGEDEQLVRWLNGAPSTRAGTEAYVQRCTLHWATGGPARAFGIRTGSGTVLVGTIDLRFALPGLGPGQVNIAYGLYPDWRGRGLATRAVHLVCGYAADEGAAQGVIRVAPENHASAAVARRAGFRYAEAVTEPDGSLLDRYLRDLAPAAAGH from the coding sequence ATGGACGATCTGACGCTCTCGGACGGCGTCGTCACCCTCTCGCCCTTCCGGGCCGACGACATCGACGCGCACCTCGCCGGGGAGGACGAGCAGCTGGTGCGCTGGCTCAACGGCGCACCGAGCACCCGGGCCGGCACCGAGGCGTACGTGCAGCGCTGCACCCTGCACTGGGCCACCGGCGGCCCGGCCCGTGCGTTCGGGATCCGCACCGGCAGCGGGACGGTCCTCGTCGGCACGATCGACCTGCGGTTCGCGCTCCCCGGCCTCGGCCCCGGACAGGTCAACATCGCCTACGGCCTCTACCCCGACTGGCGCGGCCGCGGACTGGCGACCCGCGCCGTCCACCTCGTCTGCGGGTACGCGGCGGACGAGGGGGCGGCGCAGGGCGTGATCCGGGTGGCCCCGGAGAACCACGCCTCCGCCGCCGTCGCCCGGCGGGCGGGGTTCCGGTACGCGGAGGCGGTGACCGAACCCGACGGCAGCCTCCTGGACCGGTACCTCCGCGACCTGGCGCCCGCCGCCGCCGGGCACTGA
- a CDS encoding glycosyltransferase family 2 protein: protein MPSPLISVVLPAHDQRKQLADCLDSLLAQSFRDFEVVVVADRSPGTPAGLADGYAARHPQVSVLHLDAAVGVGVARNAGAARARGEYLLFLDADHLLPPDALGSLADRLGRTGPVDVLLFGHTRRHAGRDWPGGAEELLAGAGPEVLGPLDRPELLGAPALAWDRLLRGGHWREQGLAFPDGMYEEIPPVHRAMLTATRVAVLPQVCVQLRRRETVHPAGSPGSSRFDLFDQYERSFAALDELPVGLPGLDAARDAVFTRMVRHYLFVFDLAGCVSRAERPQFFHRAAEHHRRFQPPGHRRPAGREGVKFSLLAGGAYPAFEVAKLSHIARGTLTGRR, encoded by the coding sequence ATGCCCTCACCCCTGATCAGCGTCGTGCTCCCCGCCCACGACCAGCGGAAACAGTTGGCGGACTGCCTGGACTCGCTGCTCGCCCAGTCCTTCCGCGACTTCGAGGTCGTGGTGGTCGCGGACCGCTCCCCCGGCACCCCCGCCGGGCTCGCCGACGGCTACGCGGCCCGCCACCCGCAGGTCTCCGTGCTCCACCTCGACGCGGCGGTCGGCGTCGGGGTCGCCCGCAACGCCGGCGCGGCCCGCGCCCGCGGCGAGTACCTGCTCTTCCTGGACGCCGACCACCTGCTCCCGCCGGACGCGCTGGGGTCGCTGGCCGACCGCCTCGGCCGGACCGGACCGGTGGACGTGCTGCTGTTCGGCCACACCCGGCGGCACGCGGGCCGGGACTGGCCGGGCGGCGCCGAGGAACTGCTGGCCGGGGCCGGGCCCGAGGTGCTCGGCCCGCTGGACCGCCCGGAGCTGCTGGGCGCACCGGCCCTGGCCTGGGACCGGCTGCTGCGCGGCGGGCACTGGCGGGAGCAGGGGCTGGCCTTCCCCGACGGCATGTACGAGGAGATCCCGCCGGTCCACCGCGCGATGCTGACGGCGACGCGGGTCGCGGTGCTGCCGCAGGTCTGCGTGCAGCTGCGCCGCCGGGAGACCGTCCACCCGGCCGGCTCGCCGGGCAGCAGCCGGTTCGACCTCTTCGACCAGTACGAGCGCTCCTTCGCCGCGCTGGACGAGCTGCCCGTCGGCCTCCCGGGCCTGGACGCCGCCCGGGACGCCGTGTTCACCCGGATGGTCCGGCACTACCTGTTCGTCTTCGACCTGGCCGGCTGCGTCTCCCGGGCCGAGCGGCCGCAGTTCTTCCACCGGGCGGCCGAGCACCACCGCCGGTTCCAGCCACCCGGCCACCGGCGCCCCGCCGGCCGCGAGGGCGTCAAGTTCTCCCTGCTGGCCGGCGGCGCCTACCCGGCCTTCGAGGTGGCCAAGCTGTCCCACATCGCCCGCGGCACCCTCACCGGCCGGCGGTAG
- a CDS encoding FAD-binding and (Fe-S)-binding domain-containing protein, whose translation MSRPSTAPGTDLARELAAVLRGEVRFGAAERTVYSHDASNYRHLPLGVVKPADLDDVRTALALCRAYGVPVVPRGAGTSIGGQAIGPGAVVFDFRRHLGAVLAVDPERRTARVEPGTVLDDLQRAARPHGLRFGPDPSTHSRCTLGGMIGNNACGAHSVVWGRTADNVESLDLLLADGTELTVGGSTDAAGRAALRALPGPVGLLHSRLQDFTDRNLAAIRQGMPDLPRRTSGYPLDALLPERGHRLARALTGTEGTCALLLGATVKLVEEPPARALVVAGYPDETAAADAVPALLPLGPLTVEGMAADLITALLAAGPRPPALDRLPDGDCWLFLETGGATPAEALDAARRLADAVRRERTATVSVVTDPAEQRQLWGVREAGAGIVTRLPRDTAGGGSGPGAAGGVEAWPGWEDSAVPPERLGDYLRDLRALLRRHSLRGVPYGHFGEGCVHLRIDFPLTEPQGVLVFREFMEQAADLAVSYGGSLSGEHGDGQARAELLPRMYPPGIIALFGEFKRIWDPENLLNPGALVDPRPLDADLRFGGPLRELPLALPFERDDGSLAKAVHRCVGVAKCVDPTTGVMCPSYMATGEERHSTRGRARLLAEMLRGEAVPDGWRSAEVREALDLCLGCKGCASDCPVHVDMATYRTEFLYQHYRHRLRPASHYAMGRLPLWLRAASSAPGLANLVARSPAAGLLKRLGGVDRRRVLPVLPPETFTRWYRRHRAGHPAPAGARPVLLWPDTFSDHLQPNVLRAAVEVLEHLGFDVRLPAGPVCCGLTWYSTGQLPGARRVLRRSLAALDATGLPAGTPVVGMDPSCTATLREDLPRLLGAEGRPLAERTRTFAEFVDEYAPDAPLPQLPVAAVTQTHCHQHAVLGSAADRRVEARMGVDNRVLDSGCCGLAGNFGFERGHFEVSVAIAERVLLPEVRAASPDTVVLADGFSCRTQISQLAQGRQALHLAELMQRALREQG comes from the coding sequence GTGAGCCGCCCCTCCACCGCCCCCGGTACCGACCTCGCCCGCGAACTGGCCGCCGTGCTGCGCGGCGAGGTCCGGTTCGGCGCCGCCGAGCGGACCGTCTACAGCCACGACGCCTCCAACTACCGCCACCTGCCGCTCGGCGTGGTCAAGCCCGCCGACCTCGACGACGTGCGGACGGCGCTCGCGCTCTGCCGCGCGTACGGGGTGCCGGTCGTGCCCCGGGGCGCCGGGACGAGCATCGGCGGGCAGGCGATCGGCCCGGGCGCCGTGGTGTTCGACTTCCGCCGCCACCTCGGCGCCGTCCTGGCCGTGGACCCGGAGCGCCGCACCGCCCGGGTGGAACCGGGCACGGTGCTGGACGACCTCCAGCGCGCCGCCCGTCCGCACGGCCTGCGGTTCGGGCCCGACCCGTCGACGCACTCCCGGTGCACCCTCGGCGGCATGATCGGCAACAACGCCTGCGGGGCGCACTCGGTGGTCTGGGGCCGCACCGCCGACAACGTCGAGTCGCTGGACCTGCTGCTCGCCGACGGCACCGAACTCACCGTCGGCGGCAGCACCGACGCGGCCGGGCGCGCCGCCCTCCGCGCCCTGCCCGGCCCGGTCGGCCTGCTCCACTCCCGGCTCCAGGACTTCACCGACCGCAACCTGGCCGCCATCCGGCAGGGCATGCCCGACCTGCCGCGCCGCACCTCCGGCTACCCGCTGGACGCCCTGCTGCCCGAACGCGGCCACCGGCTCGCCCGCGCCCTGACCGGCACCGAGGGCACCTGCGCCCTGCTGCTCGGCGCCACCGTCAAGCTGGTCGAGGAGCCGCCGGCCCGCGCCCTGGTGGTGGCCGGCTACCCCGACGAGACCGCCGCCGCCGACGCCGTCCCCGCCCTGCTGCCGCTCGGCCCGCTCACCGTCGAGGGCATGGCCGCCGACCTGATCACCGCACTGCTCGCGGCCGGCCCGCGCCCGCCGGCCCTCGACCGGCTGCCGGACGGCGACTGCTGGCTCTTCCTGGAGACCGGCGGCGCGACGCCCGCCGAGGCGCTGGACGCCGCCCGCCGGCTCGCCGACGCGGTGCGGCGCGAACGCACCGCCACCGTCTCCGTCGTCACCGACCCGGCCGAGCAGCGGCAGCTGTGGGGCGTGCGCGAGGCGGGCGCCGGCATCGTCACCAGGCTGCCGCGCGACACGGCCGGTGGCGGCTCCGGCCCCGGGGCCGCGGGCGGGGTCGAGGCCTGGCCCGGCTGGGAGGACTCGGCCGTCCCGCCCGAGCGGCTCGGCGACTACCTGCGCGACCTGCGCGCACTCCTGCGCCGGCACAGCCTGCGCGGCGTCCCGTACGGGCACTTCGGCGAGGGCTGCGTCCACCTGCGGATCGACTTCCCGCTCACCGAGCCCCAAGGGGTGCTGGTCTTCCGGGAGTTCATGGAGCAGGCGGCCGACCTGGCGGTCTCGTACGGCGGTTCGCTCTCCGGCGAGCACGGCGACGGACAGGCCCGCGCCGAGCTGCTGCCCCGGATGTACCCGCCCGGGATCATCGCCCTGTTCGGGGAGTTCAAGCGGATCTGGGACCCGGAGAACCTGCTCAACCCGGGCGCCCTGGTCGACCCGCGCCCGCTCGACGCCGACCTCCGGTTCGGCGGCCCGCTGCGCGAACTGCCGCTCGCCCTCCCGTTCGAGCGGGACGACGGCAGCCTGGCCAAGGCGGTGCACCGGTGCGTCGGCGTCGCCAAGTGCGTGGACCCGACCACCGGGGTGATGTGCCCGAGCTACATGGCCACCGGGGAGGAGCGGCACTCCACCCGCGGCCGGGCCCGGCTGCTCGCCGAGATGCTGCGCGGCGAGGCCGTCCCGGACGGCTGGCGGTCGGCGGAGGTCCGCGAGGCGCTGGACCTCTGCCTGGGCTGCAAGGGCTGCGCGAGCGACTGCCCGGTGCACGTCGACATGGCCACCTACCGGACGGAGTTCCTCTACCAGCACTACCGCCACCGGCTGCGGCCCGCCTCGCACTACGCGATGGGCCGGCTGCCGCTCTGGCTGCGGGCCGCCTCCTCGGCCCCCGGCCTGGCCAACCTGGTCGCCCGCTCGCCCGCCGCCGGCCTGCTGAAGCGGCTCGGCGGCGTGGACCGGCGACGGGTGCTCCCCGTCCTCCCGCCGGAGACCTTCACCCGCTGGTACCGCCGGCACCGGGCCGGGCACCCCGCACCGGCCGGCGCGCGGCCCGTCCTGCTCTGGCCGGACACCTTCTCCGACCACCTCCAGCCGAACGTGCTGCGCGCCGCCGTCGAGGTCCTGGAGCACCTGGGCTTCGACGTCCGACTCCCGGCCGGTCCGGTCTGCTGCGGCCTGACCTGGTACTCCACCGGCCAACTCCCCGGCGCCCGGCGGGTGCTGCGGCGCAGCCTGGCCGCGCTGGACGCCACGGGGCTGCCGGCCGGCACCCCCGTCGTCGGGATGGACCCGAGCTGCACCGCGACGCTGCGCGAGGACCTGCCCCGCCTGCTCGGCGCGGAGGGCCGGCCACTGGCCGAACGGACCCGCACCTTCGCCGAGTTCGTCGACGAGTACGCGCCGGACGCGCCGCTGCCGCAGCTGCCGGTGGCCGCCGTCACGCAGACCCACTGCCACCAGCACGCGGTGCTCGGCAGCGCGGCGGACCGCCGGGTCGAGGCCCGGATGGGCGTCGACAACCGCGTGCTGGACTCGGGCTGCTGCGGGCTCGCGGGCAACTTCGGCTTCGAGCGCGGCCACTTCGAGGTCTCGGTGGCGATCGCCGAACGCGTGCTGCTGCCGGAGGTACGGGCGGCCTCGCCGGACACGGTGGTGCTGGCCGACGGCTTCAGCTGCCGCACCCAGATCTCCCAACTCGCCCAGGGGCGCCAGGCCCTGCACCTGGCGGAGCTGATGCAGCGGGCGCTGCGCGAGCAGGGCTGA
- a CDS encoding CBS domain-containing protein translates to MTSAGDIMHQGAECVREGETLAAAARIMKERGVGALPICGERQKLLGIVTDRDIVLKCVAEGLDPEAVTAGELAQGRPMTVEADEDVEQVLRVMEQYRVRRLPVINHPEHELVGMISEADIARGMPQARVAEFVTAVCAEEPARSKEVLETPQGA, encoded by the coding sequence ATGACCAGCGCGGGCGACATCATGCACCAGGGGGCCGAGTGTGTGCGCGAGGGCGAGACCCTCGCGGCCGCGGCCCGGATCATGAAGGAACGCGGCGTCGGGGCGCTGCCCATCTGCGGGGAGCGGCAGAAGCTGCTGGGCATCGTGACCGACCGGGACATCGTGCTCAAGTGCGTCGCCGAGGGCCTCGACCCGGAGGCGGTGACGGCGGGCGAACTCGCCCAGGGGCGGCCGATGACCGTGGAGGCGGACGAGGACGTCGAGCAGGTGCTGCGGGTGATGGAGCAGTACCGGGTGCGCCGGCTGCCGGTGATCAACCACCCGGAGCACGAGCTGGTCGGGATGATCAGCGAGGCGGACATCGCGCGCGGGATGCCGCAGGCGAGGGTGGCGGAGTTCGTGACGGCGGTCTGCGCCGAGGAGCCGGCGCGCTCCAAGGAGGTGCTGGAGACGCCGCAGGGCGCCTGA